A section of the Agarivorans litoreus genome encodes:
- a CDS encoding putative bifunctional diguanylate cyclase/phosphodiesterase — translation MKLSKFPLVDLKNRYISVRLKLTLVLILAAGIVVSIFGLTAMEHYQKQQAQLKLSYLDNYALEFNDQIERLSDSITYIFEAQTLLSQAESMQDLERYLNRQLPDLQWLMPIANGCTVFAIDNYACNVLDSPPPKELLEQVTWRSKPMRLIECFEVCHLWISLPIRTRNAEQGVLAFQLELADALINVTQRDDIELAIVDLDRPLYKSMLLATNTQVLSQQWFDSAIEYRHHDNMEFKVEDKTIVGKLYPIKDSSNSTLKLVILKDWSEQVFLQTRFENQLTMLLLFTMALAIAIGLLLMRRPLAKLRYHTASLPTILENESYKPQNKLHLFNDEFDSLDQISIELANSFAEMRSSIAANTKVLEKMAMEDPLTELPNRTAFLKQLSEALEEAAKQGEELSLIYIDLDNFKTINDTLGHDFGDLLLVQVAKRIMRLSQFASSTFRLGGDEFTLLINQKDKDSVLGFAYSLAQEISRDITISGISMKVTLSIGIATAKQAEYEPQLLVKYADLAMYSSKRKGRNCCTHFDIELARQNDMVFTIENQFQNAMSNNELELYLQPQVSMQHQRVTGFELLLRWNHPTQGLMNPGQFLDTVEAGRHILPLGYWVIDKSLALLEELTGKGYEDVTIAFNISGRQFEDKQFAQKLISKFKTVNVGSNYLELEITESVAVQNYQQVKTQLNEIRAAGIRVAFDDFGKGFTSLSYLSNLACDKIKFDREFGHNAITSVPTQNIVLSMRRLMDTLDYEILVEGVETLEHANWLKKNGFDKVQGYFFGRPQTKQEALAFYQQCNEQGALLDKDGNVLHLHPLFKIPQTPSHSSHTS, via the coding sequence ATGAAGTTAAGCAAGTTCCCCTTGGTGGATCTAAAAAATCGCTACATTAGTGTGCGACTAAAACTCACTTTGGTGCTCATTCTCGCGGCGGGCATTGTCGTCTCCATTTTTGGTTTAACCGCAATGGAGCACTATCAAAAACAACAAGCCCAATTAAAATTAAGCTATTTAGATAACTACGCTTTAGAATTTAACGACCAAATAGAACGTTTAAGCGATAGCATCACTTACATTTTCGAAGCTCAAACCCTTCTGAGCCAAGCAGAAAGCATGCAAGACTTGGAGCGTTACCTCAATAGGCAGTTACCAGATTTACAATGGTTAATGCCAATAGCCAACGGTTGTACAGTATTCGCCATCGATAATTATGCTTGCAATGTACTAGACTCTCCCCCACCAAAAGAGCTACTTGAACAAGTTACGTGGCGCTCTAAACCCATGCGCCTCATCGAATGTTTCGAGGTATGTCATTTATGGATTTCTCTGCCAATTAGAACCCGCAACGCAGAGCAAGGGGTTTTAGCCTTTCAACTTGAATTGGCAGATGCCTTAATTAACGTAACCCAACGCGATGATATTGAACTGGCAATCGTCGATTTAGACCGCCCCTTATACAAAAGTATGTTGCTAGCCACCAATACTCAGGTATTAAGCCAGCAATGGTTCGATAGCGCCATAGAGTATCGGCATCACGACAATATGGAGTTTAAAGTAGAAGATAAAACGATTGTTGGGAAGCTCTACCCGATTAAAGACAGTTCAAATAGCACCCTTAAGTTGGTGATTCTAAAGGATTGGAGCGAACAAGTTTTCTTACAAACTCGCTTCGAAAACCAGCTAACTATGCTGCTATTGTTTACCATGGCCTTGGCCATCGCGATCGGCCTTTTGCTGATGCGCCGCCCACTAGCTAAGCTGCGCTACCACACAGCCAGCTTGCCGACTATTTTAGAAAACGAAAGCTATAAGCCACAAAACAAGCTGCACTTGTTTAATGATGAATTTGATTCTTTAGATCAGATATCCATAGAACTCGCCAACAGCTTTGCAGAAATGCGCTCAAGCATCGCTGCAAATACCAAAGTTCTAGAGAAAATGGCCATGGAAGATCCACTCACAGAGCTACCTAATCGAACTGCTTTTTTGAAGCAACTTAGTGAAGCATTAGAAGAAGCAGCCAAGCAAGGCGAAGAACTCAGCCTTATTTACATTGATCTCGACAACTTTAAAACGATTAACGATACCTTAGGCCATGACTTTGGAGACTTACTATTAGTACAGGTAGCCAAACGTATTATGCGACTCAGCCAATTCGCCTCAAGCACGTTCAGACTCGGTGGCGATGAATTTACCCTACTTATCAATCAAAAAGACAAAGACAGTGTATTAGGTTTTGCTTATAGCCTGGCCCAAGAGATATCTCGCGACATTACGATTTCCGGCATATCAATGAAGGTAACGCTAAGTATTGGTATTGCTACGGCCAAACAAGCCGAATACGAGCCGCAACTATTAGTAAAATATGCTGACTTAGCCATGTATTCTTCGAAACGTAAGGGTAGAAACTGTTGTACCCATTTTGATATCGAGCTAGCTCGCCAAAACGACATGGTGTTCACCATTGAAAACCAGTTCCAAAATGCCATGAGCAACAATGAACTAGAGCTATATTTACAACCCCAAGTCTCTATGCAGCATCAGCGAGTGACCGGCTTTGAGCTATTACTGAGATGGAATCACCCGACTCAAGGCCTAATGAATCCAGGCCAGTTCCTTGATACTGTTGAAGCCGGTAGACACATTCTACCTTTAGGTTATTGGGTGATAGACAAGTCCTTAGCCTTACTTGAAGAGCTTACCGGTAAAGGTTATGAAGATGTAACTATCGCCTTTAATATTAGCGGTCGTCAATTTGAAGATAAGCAATTTGCTCAAAAACTCATCAGCAAGTTTAAGACTGTTAACGTAGGAAGTAACTACCTTGAGCTTGAGATTACCGAAAGCGTAGCAGTGCAAAACTATCAGCAAGTTAAAACTCAACTTAACGAGATTAGAGCCGCCGGTATTCGCGTAGCCTTTGACGACTTTGGTAAAGGCTTCACTTCTTTAAGTTATCTAAGCAACCTCGCTTGTGACAAAATCAAATTTGATCGCGAATTTGGCCATAACGCCATAACCTCAGTCCCTACCCAAAATATTGTGCTAAGTATGCGCAGACTGATGGATACGCTCGATTACGAGATATTGGTAGAGGGGG
- the ruvC gene encoding crossover junction endodeoxyribonuclease RuvC, whose product MSIILGIDPGSRITGYGLVKQAHGRIEYLGSGCIRTNEKELPLRLKQIHAGVSEIITQFSPDEFAIEQVFMAKNADSALKLGQARGAAIVSAVSQDLPVAEYSARQIKQAVVGTGAADKSQVQHMVTQLLSLSASPQADAADALAVALCHCHTRQSLIGMAGKVRGTVRRRLR is encoded by the coding sequence GTGAGTATTATTTTAGGCATTGATCCCGGCTCGCGGATCACCGGGTACGGACTAGTTAAACAAGCCCATGGGCGAATAGAGTACTTGGGTAGTGGCTGTATTCGCACCAATGAAAAAGAATTGCCACTTAGGTTAAAACAAATTCACGCAGGAGTGAGTGAAATTATCACCCAGTTTTCACCTGATGAGTTTGCTATAGAACAGGTTTTTATGGCTAAAAATGCTGATTCAGCCTTAAAGCTTGGCCAAGCTCGTGGCGCGGCTATTGTATCAGCGGTAAGCCAAGATTTGCCGGTGGCGGAGTATTCGGCGCGGCAAATAAAACAGGCAGTAGTGGGCACTGGTGCTGCAGATAAATCTCAAGTTCAACACATGGTAACCCAACTTTTAAGCTTGTCGGCAAGCCCACAAGCAGATGCTGCTGATGCCCTTGCTGTTGCTTTATGTCATTGCCATACCAGACAAAGCTTAATAGGTATGGCCGGTAAAGTACGAGGTACAGTGAGGCGTCGGTTACGTTAA
- a CDS encoding YebC/PmpR family DNA-binding transcriptional regulator, with protein MAGHSKWANIKHRKAAQDAKRGKFFTKFIRELTVAAREGGSDPDANPRLRAAIDKSLSNNMTRDTINRAVQRGAGELDGQQLETVIYEGYGPGGTAVLVETMTDNRNRTVSSVRHAFSKSGGNLGTDGSVSYLFEKKGVISYPAGSDEDAILEVALEAGADDVLSHDDGSVDVYTSSEEFGRAKDALDASGLLAVNSEVTMLASTQAELDTNTAPKLLRLIDMLEDDDDDVQEVYHNGEISDDVAAQL; from the coding sequence ATGGCGGGTCACAGTAAATGGGCCAATATTAAGCACCGTAAAGCAGCCCAAGATGCTAAACGCGGTAAATTTTTTACTAAGTTTATTAGAGAGTTAACGGTAGCAGCTAGAGAGGGAGGTTCAGATCCCGACGCTAACCCTAGGCTTCGCGCCGCTATTGATAAGTCTTTGTCGAACAATATGACGCGCGACACTATTAATCGTGCAGTACAACGAGGTGCCGGTGAACTCGACGGACAACAGTTGGAAACGGTTATTTACGAAGGCTATGGGCCTGGAGGGACAGCGGTTTTAGTGGAAACCATGACAGACAATCGCAATCGCACGGTATCAAGTGTTCGGCATGCATTTTCTAAAAGTGGTGGTAACCTTGGCACCGATGGTAGCGTATCATATCTTTTTGAAAAGAAAGGGGTGATATCCTACCCAGCAGGTAGTGACGAAGACGCTATTTTGGAAGTGGCTTTAGAAGCAGGCGCCGATGATGTACTAAGCCACGACGATGGAAGCGTTGATGTGTATACAAGTTCTGAGGAATTTGGTCGAGCTAAAGATGCGCTAGATGCATCTGGCTTATTGGCTGTAAACTCTGAGGTGACTATGCTTGCTTCAACACAGGCCGAACTAGACACCAACACCGCACCTAAGCTACTGCGGCTAATAGACATGCTAGAAGATGATGATGATGATGTTCAAGAGGTCTATCACAACGGCGAGATATCAGATGATGTTGCAGCGCAACTTTAA